In Paenibacillus sp. G2S3, a single window of DNA contains:
- a CDS encoding outer membrane lipoprotein carrier protein LolA produces the protein MRRTIWVLAIIMSVALVMTGCGKKDAASVVKDLNNVADKLESKQGTYQASGIMTLFTGEQPQEYKVEVWYKNPSYYRISLANVQKDITQIVLRNDEGVFVLTPSMNKSFRFQSDWPDNQGQVYLYQTLVRGIVSDNNRQFVEDGDNYVFEVAANYQSNALVRQKIWLDKKTYEPKQVQVSDSEAKVVVDVKFDTFKFDTDFTKDSFDMQKNMTTGAASESTVAQVDENGNPVVVPEGQEQEGQPVAAELGDFGIIEPGYVPAGVELKDSHKMEGNKDHAVLIRYDGVYQYTIMEARPLDRAVALAPGTLIDLGFTAGLLSGDEQQTLTWMSEGIEYRITSANLPVNEMMQIAASMEAQSGK, from the coding sequence ATGCGCCGGACAATATGGGTACTCGCGATCATTATGAGCGTGGCCCTGGTGATGACGGGGTGCGGGAAGAAGGATGCCGCTTCCGTGGTCAAGGATTTGAACAATGTGGCCGACAAGTTGGAGAGTAAGCAGGGAACGTACCAAGCCTCAGGCATTATGACCCTGTTCACCGGCGAGCAGCCGCAGGAGTATAAGGTAGAGGTATGGTACAAGAACCCTTCTTATTATCGGATCAGCTTGGCGAATGTTCAGAAGGATATTACGCAGATCGTACTTCGTAATGATGAGGGAGTGTTCGTACTCACACCAAGTATGAATAAGAGCTTCCGCTTCCAAAGTGATTGGCCGGACAATCAAGGTCAGGTTTATTTGTATCAGACGCTAGTTCGGGGCATCGTCTCAGACAACAATCGTCAATTTGTGGAAGATGGAGATAACTATGTGTTCGAGGTAGCTGCGAATTATCAAAGCAATGCCCTTGTGCGGCAAAAGATTTGGCTGGATAAAAAGACTTATGAGCCTAAACAGGTTCAAGTCTCTGATTCTGAAGCCAAGGTAGTTGTGGATGTGAAGTTTGACACTTTTAAATTCGATACAGATTTCACTAAGGATTCCTTTGATATGCAAAAGAATATGACTACAGGAGCTGCTTCAGAAAGTACAGTAGCTCAGGTTGACGAAAATGGAAATCCGGTTGTAGTTCCTGAGGGTCAGGAGCAAGAGGGGCAACCTGTTGCTGCCGAGCTTGGTGACTTTGGTATCATCGAACCGGGTTATGTTCCGGCAGGTGTTGAGTTGAAGGACTCCCATAAAATGGAGGGCAATAAGGACCATGCCGTTCTCATCCGGTATGATGGGGTTTATCAATACACCATTATGGAAGCCCGTCCATTGGACCGTGCAGTAGCATTGGCTCCCGGAACACTGATTGATCTTGGTTTTACCGCTGGACTTCTGAGTGGTGATGAGCAGCAGACTTTGACTTGGATGTCTGAGGGTATAGAGTATCGTATTACAAGTGCTAATCTTCCTGTTAATGAAATGATGCAAATTGCCGCTTCTATGGAGGCACAATCGGGTAAATAA
- the alr gene encoding alanine racemase → MQASYRPTVAEINLDELRANYEAFRRYLPAETKFMGCVKGNAYGHGAVEVTRELERLGADYVSVAFLDEALELRQAGILIPILVLGYTSPEGIAVAWENHVTVTLFTPEVLEAIRQLPIDPEHRLKVHIKIDSGMGRLGLLPADAPAFISEVQSVAQAELEGMFTHFAKADELDKSYTLEQHRRFMSVAETLREQNIQIPIIHTGNSATAIDSPYLSSNMVRVGISLYGFYPSTEVNRQLVDLHPVMTLKTQVVYVKSLPPHWGVSYGTRYFTDSEEIIATLPVGYADGYSRMLTGKAEVLIRGRRVPVVGTICMDQCMVSLKSFAEEAEQIKAGEEVVLIGRQADVMVTADELALHLGTIHYEVICMLAHRVPRVYIREGTLPKLVNALLQS, encoded by the coding sequence GTGCAAGCAAGCTATCGACCGACAGTAGCCGAAATTAATCTGGATGAATTGCGTGCCAATTACGAAGCCTTTCGCCGCTACTTGCCGGCAGAGACAAAGTTTATGGGATGCGTCAAAGGAAATGCGTACGGCCATGGAGCAGTGGAAGTAACACGGGAACTGGAAAGACTCGGAGCAGATTATGTTAGTGTGGCTTTTCTGGATGAAGCATTGGAGCTGCGTCAGGCGGGAATACTAATTCCTATACTGGTGCTTGGCTACACTTCTCCTGAAGGAATAGCCGTTGCCTGGGAGAACCATGTAACTGTAACACTGTTCACACCGGAAGTATTAGAGGCTATTAGACAGCTTCCTATAGATCCGGAACATCGGCTGAAGGTGCATATCAAGATTGATAGCGGGATGGGGCGACTGGGTCTTTTACCAGCTGACGCACCTGCATTTATCTCTGAAGTGCAGTCTGTTGCGCAGGCGGAGCTGGAGGGTATGTTTACCCATTTTGCCAAGGCAGACGAACTAGACAAAAGCTATACACTGGAACAGCATCGACGGTTCATGAGCGTGGCGGAAACGCTGCGGGAGCAGAACATTCAGATCCCGATCATACATACGGGCAATAGCGCTACGGCCATTGATTCACCTTATTTATCCAGCAACATGGTGCGGGTAGGTATCAGCTTGTACGGATTTTATCCCTCAACTGAGGTAAACCGTCAACTGGTAGATCTACATCCGGTAATGACGCTGAAGACGCAGGTTGTATATGTGAAGAGCCTGCCTCCTCATTGGGGCGTCAGCTACGGCACTCGGTACTTCACAGACAGCGAGGAGATTATCGCAACGCTACCTGTGGGGTACGCAGATGGATATTCCCGCATGCTAACTGGCAAAGCGGAGGTGTTAATACGTGGACGCCGCGTTCCTGTCGTCGGAACAATCTGCATGGATCAGTGTATGGTATCACTCAAATCTTTCGCTGAAGAAGCGGAACAAATTAAAGCAGGCGAAGAAGTTGTACTCATCGGCCGTCAAGCTGACGTGATGGTCACGGCAGACGAGTTGGCTCTCCATCTTGGAACGATTCACTACGAGGTAATTTGCATGCTGGCTCATCGGGTGCCCCGCGTTTATATCCGTGAAGGCACACTTCCTAAATTAGTTAATGCTCTGCTACAATCTTAA
- a CDS encoding CopG family ribbon-helix-helix protein, translating to MANLQNTKRIMISLPDHLLQEVDGIVQLENSNRSELIRQAMKLYLSERRKRSIRESMQRGYMEMAKINLTMACEAFLAEEDADSTLGRLVSGV from the coding sequence GTGGCCAATTTGCAGAACACCAAAAGAATCATGATCAGCTTGCCCGATCATCTCTTACAGGAAGTGGACGGAATTGTTCAATTGGAGAATTCCAACCGGAGTGAATTGATTAGGCAGGCCATGAAGCTGTATTTGAGCGAACGGAGGAAACGTTCTATCCGGGAGTCCATGCAGCGCGGCTACATGGAAATGGCTAAGATCAACTTGACCATGGCATGCGAGGCGTTCCTCGCGGAGGAAGATGCAGACAGCACTCTTGGCCGCTTAGTAAGCGGGGTGTAG
- a CDS encoding type II toxin-antitoxin system PemK/MazF family toxin, producing the protein MIVKRGDVFFADLSPVVGSEQGGVRPVLVIQNDIGNRFSPTVIVAAITAQIQKAKLPTHVEIDAAAHGFDRDSVILLEQVRTIDKQRLTDKITHLDDETMKKVDDSLQISLGLIDF; encoded by the coding sequence TTGATCGTTAAACGTGGCGATGTTTTTTTTGCTGATCTTTCGCCGGTTGTAGGTTCTGAGCAAGGCGGAGTAAGGCCAGTACTGGTTATCCAGAATGATATTGGCAATCGCTTTAGCCCGACGGTAATTGTGGCCGCAATCACGGCCCAAATCCAGAAGGCTAAATTACCTACGCATGTGGAAATTGACGCAGCGGCTCATGGCTTTGACAGAGATTCTGTTATACTGCTGGAGCAGGTTAGGACGATTGACAAACAACGCTTAACTGACAAGATCACCCACCTTGATGATGAAACAATGAAGAAGGTGGATGATTCGCTGCAAATCAGCCTAGGGCTGATTGATTTTTAA
- a CDS encoding TetR/AcrR family transcriptional regulator → MLRIRGRSDGEETKKRIVLKATQLFVQKGYAAVTMNEVCAASNVSKGSLYHHFPSKDELFLYVVEEDTAQWLQAWEDKKKEIVGVEERLYALAEHYANDFQNPLIQALEEFSRSRAHPEDITKRLVLLYEAASHACRDLLKEGMDTGYFIKGDLEDYVIIVNGMLEGIGRVSEYSMHEKTSDDIKKYYRESVRLLLRGIYTG, encoded by the coding sequence GTGCTTAGAATCAGAGGACGTTCAGATGGAGAAGAAACAAAGAAACGAATTGTACTTAAAGCCACGCAGCTCTTTGTTCAGAAGGGGTATGCAGCTGTAACCATGAATGAAGTTTGCGCAGCCTCGAATGTTAGTAAGGGCAGCTTATATCATCATTTTCCGAGCAAGGATGAACTTTTTCTATATGTAGTGGAAGAGGATACGGCGCAGTGGTTACAGGCGTGGGAAGATAAGAAGAAGGAAATTGTTGGTGTTGAAGAGCGTTTGTATGCATTAGCTGAGCACTATGCAAATGATTTTCAGAACCCGTTGATTCAGGCGCTTGAGGAATTCTCAAGAAGCAGAGCCCATCCGGAGGATATCACTAAGCGGCTTGTTCTTTTATATGAGGCTGCCTCGCATGCATGTCGCGATCTTTTGAAGGAAGGCATGGACACGGGGTATTTTATAAAAGGTGACTTAGAGGATTATGTGATTATTGTAAATGGTATGCTCGAAGGGATCGGAAGAGTTTCCGAATACTCCATGCATGAAAAGACTTCGGATGATATCAAAAAATATTACCGGGAATCAGTACGATTGTTATTACGAGGGATATATACGGGGTAA
- a CDS encoding MFS transporter, whose protein sequence is MSLLLRNRGAMLLVMLNIFLAFTGIGLVVPIMPTYMNELGITGSTVGLLVASFSLAQLLVSPFAGRLSDRIGRKKVIVAGLIVFAFSELLFGLANVSWLLFVSRLLGGVGAALIMPAVMAYVADTTSFEERAKGMGLINAAITTGFIIGPGIGGYLAELGMRVPFFCAAGAAGIAALITVLILPESLSAEKRMEAKLSKNNQESFFTQLIRSYREPYFFGLIIVFVMAFGLANYETVFGLFVDHKFGFTPKDIAFVITFGSIAGAVVQVSAFGWILNKFGENKVISTCLITAAMFILLTLFVSGFWAICAITFVVFLAMDILRPAVGTQLSKMAGETQQGFVAGMNSAYTSLGNIAGPIVAGYLFDLSINFPYVAAAFVLALCFVLSLSSGKRGMGQRA, encoded by the coding sequence ATGTCATTACTACTTAGAAACAGGGGCGCTATGCTTCTTGTTATGCTTAATATTTTTCTTGCTTTTACAGGAATCGGGCTTGTAGTTCCTATCATGCCTACTTACATGAATGAACTTGGGATCACCGGAAGTACCGTCGGGCTGTTAGTGGCTTCATTCTCCCTTGCCCAATTATTAGTATCGCCATTCGCGGGCAGGTTATCCGACAGAATTGGCCGGAAAAAAGTAATCGTTGCGGGTCTGATCGTGTTTGCTTTTTCAGAATTGCTCTTTGGTCTGGCGAATGTGTCCTGGCTCTTGTTCGTTTCAAGATTGCTCGGTGGTGTAGGTGCTGCGTTAATTATGCCAGCGGTTATGGCTTATGTAGCGGACACGACCTCTTTTGAAGAGAGAGCGAAAGGCATGGGGCTTATTAATGCAGCCATTACTACCGGATTTATTATAGGTCCAGGGATTGGCGGTTATCTTGCTGAGCTTGGCATGCGGGTACCCTTTTTCTGTGCGGCTGGTGCGGCTGGGATCGCAGCTCTAATCACAGTTTTGATCTTGCCTGAGTCTCTGTCTGCAGAGAAACGGATGGAAGCGAAGCTATCAAAGAATAATCAGGAGAGCTTCTTCACGCAATTGATACGTTCATATCGTGAACCGTACTTTTTCGGGTTAATTATTGTATTTGTTATGGCGTTTGGATTGGCTAATTATGAAACGGTGTTCGGATTGTTCGTGGACCATAAATTTGGCTTTACCCCTAAAGATATTGCTTTTGTGATTACCTTTGGCTCGATCGCCGGTGCTGTGGTGCAGGTATCCGCGTTTGGCTGGATTCTGAATAAATTCGGCGAGAATAAGGTAATCTCCACTTGCCTTATAACTGCTGCGATGTTTATTCTGCTGACGCTGTTTGTAAGTGGCTTTTGGGCGATTTGTGCAATTACCTTTGTCGTATTCTTGGCTATGGATATTCTTCGGCCAGCGGTAGGCACCCAGCTATCCAAAATGGCCGGGGAAACGCAGCAAGGCTTCGTAGCAGGAATGAACTCTGCTTATACGAGTCTTGGAAATATCGCAGGGCCTATCGTTGCAGGGTATCTTTTTGATCTAAGCATTAACTTCCCATATGTGGCAGCAGCGTTTGTTCTAGCATTATGCTTTGTGTTGTCGCTAAGTTCTGGCAAAAGGGGAATGGGACAACGCGCTTAA
- a CDS encoding Tex family protein: MTVDNSNTGVITDEAATQREQELITVAIAKELNISLKQVRTTVGLLDEGNTIPFIARYRKEMTGELDENALRDIEERLAYLRNLGERKKDVIRNIEEQGKLTKELHEQITKAVKLQEVEDLYRPFRQKRKTRASVAKERGLEPLANWIMEQQRQGDPQTEAAKYIDVEKGVETADQALQGALDIIAENIADDPAIRSWVRQYTASQGILVSEAKDAEQESVYENYYSYREPVHKMPPHRILAINRGERENILKVGIEVVTDKIHAYIARKIIKGPSPVKELLEAVTEDAYKRLIAPSVEREVRGEMTERGENQAISIFSGNLRSLLLQPPVKGRCVLGVDPAYRTGCKLAVVDDTGKLLEVAVTYPTPPNNKKIEAAAKFKELIAKYGIQLIVIGNGTGSRETEQFTAEVIAEIGDPELAYLIVNEAGASVYSASKLAQEEFPDLDVAERSAASIARRVQDPLAELVKIDPKAIGVGQYQHDVSQKHLEESLKAVVESAVNHVGVDVNTASPALLSYVAGVNGTIAKNIVKYREENGKFTTRKQLQKVPRLGAKSYEQCIGFLRIPGGDNTLDRTPIHPESYPVVDRLFRELSLDVNKLGSKEVASQLEAQNAEELAVMLDVGVPTLRDILESLQRPGRDPREELPLPIFRTDVLKIEDLVPGMEMQGTVRNVIDFGAFVDIGIKNDGLVHISQLSGSFVKHPMDVVSVGDNVTVWVMGVDLKKGRVSLTMRPPRVEAGSLS, translated from the coding sequence ATGACGGTAGATAACAGCAATACGGGAGTCATTACGGATGAGGCGGCCACACAGCGGGAGCAGGAATTGATTACTGTTGCGATTGCCAAGGAATTGAACATTAGCCTGAAGCAGGTGCGTACAACGGTTGGACTGCTGGATGAGGGGAATACGATTCCGTTCATCGCCAGATACCGGAAGGAAATGACGGGTGAGCTGGACGAGAATGCGCTGCGTGATATTGAAGAACGCCTGGCTTATCTTCGCAATTTGGGCGAACGTAAGAAAGACGTTATCCGCAATATTGAAGAGCAGGGCAAGCTGACCAAGGAGCTTCATGAACAAATCACCAAAGCGGTCAAGCTTCAGGAAGTAGAGGACTTATATCGTCCTTTCCGGCAGAAGCGTAAGACTCGTGCTAGTGTTGCGAAAGAAAGAGGCTTAGAGCCGCTTGCGAACTGGATTATGGAGCAGCAGAGACAAGGGGACCCACAAACCGAAGCTGCGAAATATATAGATGTTGAAAAAGGAGTGGAGACCGCAGATCAAGCACTTCAAGGCGCACTGGATATCATCGCCGAGAATATTGCTGATGATCCTGCGATCCGCTCTTGGGTTCGGCAATATACGGCAAGTCAGGGCATCCTTGTGTCTGAAGCTAAGGATGCAGAGCAGGAATCCGTATACGAGAACTACTATAGCTACCGTGAGCCTGTACACAAAATGCCACCTCACCGTATACTCGCCATTAACCGCGGTGAACGGGAGAATATTCTGAAGGTAGGCATTGAGGTTGTCACTGACAAAATTCATGCTTACATTGCGCGGAAAATCATTAAAGGTCCATCCCCGGTGAAGGAGCTGCTAGAAGCAGTGACTGAGGATGCCTACAAACGTCTGATTGCTCCTTCCGTGGAGCGTGAAGTTCGTGGGGAGATGACCGAGCGGGGCGAGAATCAAGCGATTTCGATCTTCTCTGGTAATCTACGTAGCTTGCTCCTGCAGCCGCCAGTAAAGGGACGCTGTGTGCTGGGCGTTGACCCTGCCTACCGTACCGGCTGTAAGCTGGCCGTCGTAGACGATACTGGTAAGCTGCTTGAAGTAGCCGTGACTTATCCTACGCCGCCGAACAACAAGAAAATTGAAGCTGCTGCTAAGTTTAAAGAACTAATCGCTAAATATGGCATTCAGCTCATCGTGATCGGGAATGGGACAGGCTCTCGTGAGACCGAACAATTTACGGCAGAAGTGATCGCCGAAATTGGCGATCCAGAGCTGGCTTACCTGATCGTTAATGAAGCCGGAGCGAGTGTCTATTCGGCTTCCAAGCTGGCGCAGGAGGAGTTCCCGGATCTGGATGTGGCAGAGCGCAGTGCAGCTTCTATCGCCCGCCGTGTGCAGGACCCGCTGGCGGAGCTGGTGAAGATCGATCCGAAGGCTATAGGTGTGGGACAATACCAGCATGACGTCTCCCAGAAGCATCTGGAGGAGAGCTTAAAGGCTGTCGTAGAATCGGCGGTTAACCATGTAGGTGTAGATGTGAATACGGCATCTCCAGCCTTGCTCTCTTATGTGGCAGGAGTTAATGGAACGATTGCTAAAAATATCGTTAAATACCGTGAAGAGAACGGTAAGTTCACGACTCGGAAGCAGTTGCAAAAGGTACCTCGTCTAGGTGCGAAGTCCTATGAGCAATGTATCGGCTTCCTGCGGATTCCTGGTGGAGACAACACCTTGGATCGCACACCTATTCACCCCGAGTCATATCCGGTGGTGGATCGCTTGTTCCGCGAGCTAAGCCTCGATGTAAATAAGCTTGGCAGCAAAGAAGTGGCTTCACAGCTGGAGGCACAAAATGCCGAGGAGCTGGCTGTGATGCTGGATGTCGGCGTGCCAACGCTTCGCGACATCCTGGAGAGCTTGCAGCGTCCGGGCCGCGATCCTCGCGAGGAGCTGCCGCTGCCGATCTTCCGCACCGACGTGCTGAAGATCGAGGATCTGGTTCCCGGCATGGAAATGCAGGGAACGGTCCGCAACGTGATCGATTTCGGCGCATTCGTCGATATCGGGATCAAGAACGATGGGCTGGTGCATATATCCCAGCTTAGCGGCAGCTTTGTGAAGCACCCGATGGACGTTGTCTCCGTAGGAGACAATGTCACCGTTTGGGTGATGGGTGTTGACCTGAAGAAGGGCAGGGTCAGCCTGACCATGCGTCCGCCACGTGTTGAGGCGGGAAGTCTTAGCTAA
- a CDS encoding DeoR/GlpR family DNA-binding transcription regulator, producing MGDYMFPLERQKKIIEILMLKKVQKLPELAEELNISIDTLRRDINLLDKQGKIKKIYGGIKLVESEFAESPMDARMVGHLEEKKMIARKCSEYINDGDCIYLDSGSTTYQIAKYIKNKKNLTVITNSIPVVNELMNSAVELIIIGGKVRLNEQSVIAYDYLFNFSELNILKAFICASGITLEKGISDYNLEEAQTRKKIIDLSKEVYVAADHTKFGKDVTIGIASLDKIGYIITDRNIDRSYLQKFKTKRTSLIIAE from the coding sequence ATGGGTGATTACATGTTTCCTCTGGAAAGACAAAAGAAAATCATAGAGATCTTAATGCTGAAAAAGGTTCAGAAGCTGCCGGAGCTAGCAGAAGAGCTTAATATCTCTATCGATACCCTTCGCAGAGATATCAACCTGCTGGACAAGCAAGGGAAGATCAAGAAGATTTATGGTGGAATTAAACTGGTGGAATCGGAGTTTGCTGAATCTCCAATGGATGCGCGGATGGTCGGTCACTTAGAGGAAAAGAAAATGATCGCCCGAAAATGCAGCGAATATATCAACGATGGGGATTGCATCTATCTGGACAGCGGCTCTACCACCTATCAGATCGCCAAATATATCAAGAATAAAAAGAATCTCACAGTCATTACGAACTCCATTCCTGTGGTCAACGAGCTGATGAACAGTGCGGTTGAGCTTATTATCATTGGCGGAAAGGTCCGGCTAAATGAGCAGTCTGTCATTGCATACGATTATCTGTTTAATTTCAGTGAGCTAAATATACTTAAAGCTTTTATTTGCGCCAGCGGCATTACCCTTGAAAAAGGCATCTCCGACTATAACCTGGAGGAGGCCCAAACGCGCAAAAAAATTATCGATCTCTCCAAAGAAGTTTATGTTGCGGCAGACCATACTAAATTTGGGAAAGATGTGACCATCGGCATCGCCTCCCTCGATAAAATTGGGTACATTATTACCGACCGTAATATAGATCGAAGCTACCTGCAGAAGTTTAAAACCAAACGCACGAGCTTGATTATTGCGGAATAA
- a CDS encoding ABC transporter ATP-binding protein gives MLKLQNISKHYDNKVVLEDISLDIQAGEIVSLLGPSGSGKTTLLNIILGLAKMEQGKIIFNDQDLSNVPMKKRGFNIVFQDYALFPNLNAYENIVYGLKNKKGLTSEHEIQEYIEFLELKPHLSKKIGALSGGQKQRVALARTLVMKPKLLLLDEPLSALDGIIKESIKARIKSIAREYKLTTIIVTHDPEEALTLSDKILIINQGHIAQFGTPQEIIHHPSNDFVKEFILGQLQVKRENIYNLFGEHYA, from the coding sequence TTGCTTAAATTACAAAACATAAGCAAGCATTACGATAACAAGGTTGTTTTAGAGGATATTAGTCTAGACATCCAAGCAGGGGAAATTGTCTCCTTACTCGGCCCCAGCGGGAGTGGCAAAACCACCTTGCTAAACATCATCTTGGGACTGGCAAAAATGGAGCAAGGGAAAATTATTTTTAACGATCAGGATTTGAGTAATGTACCAATGAAGAAACGTGGATTTAATATAGTGTTCCAAGATTATGCATTGTTCCCTAACTTAAATGCTTACGAGAATATCGTTTATGGTCTGAAAAATAAAAAAGGATTAACGTCGGAGCATGAGATTCAGGAGTATATCGAGTTTCTGGAATTAAAGCCGCATTTATCGAAGAAGATCGGCGCTCTATCGGGGGGGCAGAAGCAAAGGGTGGCTTTGGCAAGAACGCTCGTGATGAAGCCTAAATTATTACTGCTCGATGAACCTCTAAGCGCTCTGGATGGAATCATCAAAGAATCTATTAAAGCCCGGATTAAATCCATCGCCAGAGAATATAAGCTTACGACGATTATCGTCACCCATGACCCTGAAGAGGCGTTAACCCTGTCGGATAAAATCCTCATTATCAATCAAGGTCATATTGCCCAATTCGGAACGCCGCAAGAGATCATTCATCATCCTAGTAATGATTTTGTGAAAGAATTTATTCTGGGGCAACTGCAAGTGAAACGTGAAAATATCTATAACCTGTTCGGTGAACATTATGCCTAA
- a CDS encoding ABC transporter permease subunit, with translation MPKAKPEMRIIFIPIVLLFIVFLILPLAVLFIRSFETGQGYSVSNYLTILADQEIRESIGNSMKVSGVTALITTVLAFILAYSIHCTRIYRPLKSIIRTGILIPMLLPTITYGFAIMYSFGNQGLITKIFGRNLFEIYGFNGLLIGYVIYTLPSAFLLIHNSFKYIDKKFIVVSKLMGDGTLRSFMNTIVRPLWGTLGGAFVLSFILSFTDFGIPASVGGTYNVVATQLYQVMLGAIPDFNNGAVIAVLMLIPAAFGVVLLTYLEKFNFHYDKVTEIEMIRNKGRDSVLGLISSVILIGLLAVFAVMFVAPLMIGYPYDLTFTFKHFVDVFQSSDLINVYKNSLLVAGLTAIVGTIVAYAAAIINVRTPVKGKATFDILSMVTNTVPGMVLGLSYLLLFNNSSLKGTFTILVLCTLVHYFTTPYLMAKNSLAKMNPSWETTAELLGDSWLQTIRRVILPNSASTVIEMVSYYFINAMVTISGIIFLVTAQTSVVASKIKELQHFAKFNEVFVLSILIFCTNLIIKLLGDYLQKRQSNSR, from the coding sequence ATGCCTAAAGCTAAACCGGAAATGCGGATCATTTTTATCCCAATCGTATTGTTATTTATTGTTTTCCTGATCTTGCCGCTGGCAGTTTTATTTATCCGCTCGTTTGAGACGGGCCAAGGTTATTCGGTATCCAATTATCTCACCATTCTGGCAGATCAAGAGATTCGAGAATCCATCGGAAATAGTATGAAGGTCTCCGGTGTTACGGCACTCATCACGACGGTTCTAGCCTTTATCCTAGCCTATTCTATCCATTGTACAAGAATCTATCGCCCGTTAAAAAGCATCATTAGAACTGGAATCCTGATCCCCATGCTGCTGCCTACGATTACTTATGGGTTTGCAATTATGTACTCTTTTGGCAATCAGGGACTGATTACTAAAATCTTCGGACGGAATTTATTCGAGATTTACGGATTTAATGGACTGTTGATAGGCTATGTGATCTATACCTTACCTTCGGCTTTCCTACTGATTCATAATTCGTTCAAGTACATTGATAAAAAGTTCATCGTCGTATCCAAGCTTATGGGAGATGGGACGCTGCGAAGCTTCATGAACACGATCGTTCGGCCATTATGGGGTACTTTGGGAGGGGCATTTGTTCTTTCTTTTATCCTAAGCTTCACGGATTTTGGGATCCCTGCATCGGTGGGGGGGACGTATAACGTGGTTGCTACTCAGCTGTATCAGGTCATGCTTGGGGCTATACCGGATTTCAACAATGGGGCAGTTATTGCTGTACTGATGTTAATACCGGCGGCATTCGGGGTTGTGCTGTTAACGTATCTTGAAAAGTTCAATTTCCATTATGACAAGGTGACTGAAATCGAGATGATCCGGAATAAAGGCAGAGATTCGGTTCTTGGACTGATCTCATCCGTAATTCTAATTGGGCTACTGGCTGTGTTTGCAGTCATGTTCGTTGCACCACTGATGATTGGCTATCCTTATGATCTAACGTTTACGTTTAAGCATTTTGTGGATGTTTTTCAATCCAGCGATTTAATCAATGTATATAAAAACTCCTTGCTCGTAGCAGGGCTGACAGCAATCGTAGGTACGATCGTGGCTTATGCTGCGGCTATCATCAATGTGCGAACGCCCGTAAAAGGGAAAGCGACTTTCGACATTCTATCGATGGTGACGAACACGGTACCGGGTATGGTCCTTGGTCTGTCGTATCTACTTCTGTTCAATAACAGCAGTCTCAAAGGAACCTTTACGATTCTTGTGCTCTGCACCCTTGTCCATTACTTTACGACTCCTTATTTGATGGCAAAGAACTCTCTGGCGAAAATGAATCCATCGTGGGAAACCACTGCTGAGTTATTAGGTGACAGCTGGCTGCAGACGATCCGCCGGGTCATTCTACCGAACTCTGCATCCACGGTGATCGAGATGGTCAGCTACTATTTTATCAATGCGATGGTGACTATTAGCGGAATTATCTTTCTAGTGACTGCCCAAACCTCGGTAGTTGCGAGCA